Proteins found in one Limnohabitans sp. TEGF004 genomic segment:
- a CDS encoding glycosyltransferase family 4 protein, with translation MSTRRILLLEEPSWGGVHTMTRTLADALSAQGWQVTALPWQQTQWPALVSAAKQHDVIVATHNFGPTYCGAALKAITGKPLVSWVHGPLMDVLHEAGTSAIKKLWLRLLYKQVSQFVCVSRTTQDSLLSFITLGKQQRCTVVPNGIAPMPEGQAIHVHAGHGGGSIPPLLLGYVGRLSAEKRPHLLLDTLRYLPDEAQLGIVGEGPMHRKMIHDGMDLMYQGRVHFLGKHPSGASLYKPWQMTLLTSRYEGCPMTALESLACGVPCVSLPIPAMRELYDLDAPYLLARGDAPVSLAEAVMTVLSLPQQQVRDDMARIVARHHIDGFVGNWQELLRTQMHR, from the coding sequence ATGAGTACCCGCCGCATCCTGTTGCTAGAAGAGCCCTCATGGGGCGGCGTGCACACCATGACGCGCACCTTGGCCGATGCGCTCAGCGCGCAAGGCTGGCAAGTCACCGCACTGCCTTGGCAGCAAACGCAATGGCCCGCATTGGTCAGTGCAGCCAAGCAGCACGATGTCATCGTGGCCACCCACAACTTTGGCCCCACCTACTGCGGCGCAGCGCTCAAAGCCATCACAGGCAAACCGCTGGTCAGTTGGGTGCATGGCCCATTGATGGATGTGCTGCACGAGGCAGGCACATCGGCGATCAAAAAACTTTGGCTGCGATTGCTCTACAAACAAGTCAGCCAGTTTGTGTGCGTATCGCGCACCACGCAAGACTCGTTGCTCAGCTTCATCACGCTGGGCAAGCAGCAACGCTGCACAGTCGTGCCCAACGGCATCGCGCCCATGCCTGAAGGCCAAGCCATTCATGTGCATGCAGGCCACGGCGGCGGAAGCATTCCGCCTTTGCTGCTGGGCTATGTGGGCCGCTTGTCGGCTGAGAAGCGCCCACATCTGTTGCTAGACACCTTGCGCTATTTGCCCGACGAAGCGCAGCTTGGCATCGTGGGCGAAGGCCCCATGCACCGCAAGATGATTCACGATGGCATGGACTTGATGTACCAAGGCCGCGTACATTTTTTGGGCAAGCACCCCAGCGGCGCGAGCCTGTACAAGCCATGGCAAATGACGCTGCTCACCTCGCGCTACGAGGGCTGCCCCATGACCGCGCTAGAGTCGCTGGCATGCGGCGTGCCCTGTGTGTCTTTGCCCATCCCCGCCATGCGCGAGCTGTACGACCTTGATGCTCCTTACCTGCTGGCCCGTGGCGATGCGCCCGTGTCGTTGGCCGAAGCTGTGATGACAGTGCTAAGTCTGCCCCAACAACAAGTGCGTGACGACATGGCCCGCATCGTGGCGCGACATCATATCGATGGGTTTGTTGGCAATTGGCAAGAGTTGCTTCGCACCCAAATGCACCGATAG
- a CDS encoding sugar transferase: MKNQDDGTLSLFDDFPPAFDPATLPPPAATKKPRAKRKVAEPAAQTVATETVPHLADAAHETPANKEAASNSAELATDTSSDVYQAPTTEPVVDQGVHIEKTLHLAGLVEPQRRRNSPWAKLDLAALQAAAQVPHVMIVITRGEAGGAQSHVRDLCQALQARVQFTVVIGGPVEESVLGRELTALGITVCPMPDMLESLNPLKLWPAVQQLTELIHTHKPDLVHGHSAIGGLVARVAAHRANIPAVYTVHGFGFKPEVPLVRRTAAALAERMMARWTTHMICVSKYERDLAYDLAIEHERVHVIPNGIASLPKLEVAGTDGSTESSDETKQPAQQAASTPRLIMVARMKSPKRHDLLLQALAKVRNTLGFELPVTLAGDGPLSAELRAEAKTLNLKNITWAGDVSHVSELLAQHEVFVLLSDHEGMPITVLEAMRAGLCVLASSLPGIREQIIPYQDGVLTANTPDAVAEKLLQLVRDPHLRKRLGRAAQQTFESAFAAEPMAERVLQVYRQCTQEATETKTLAQDDANTSTHNSAGLVSASVRRRDALQRWALWGVWMLLPSLMAAQLLEDAGVMTYQFGETLWWCVLPYAIATHLLMRASNLPVAERSGVLWVSTTAPFLFTPLGFALLQQPYSRAAVAWAYAATTLWLWWGYRRHVKHRALRLVHLDANVPAQLAACLSPNTLDPQAVQLIAWNPNSDTPLPACDGVVLDRHVRSTDERTRLLGELKMQHLRLYSVEAVAELTSGRKMLPTAADSLWEIDNDPSYDRAKRLLDVITVIAFAPLWLPLAVCVALAVRLDSKGPALYSQPRVGRDGQVFTLWKFRSMVHGLQAPGVHFAQAEDPRITRVGRLLRRSRLDELPQLFNVLMGHMSLIGPRPEQTAFVRDFAATIPSYPYRHLVRPGLTGWAQVQQGYADSADTTRIKLSYDLYYVAHYSLALDLLIAAKTVKTVCTGFGAR, from the coding sequence ATGAAAAACCAAGACGACGGCACGCTGTCACTGTTTGACGACTTTCCGCCTGCCTTTGACCCAGCGACATTGCCGCCTCCTGCGGCGACAAAAAAGCCGCGTGCGAAGCGCAAGGTGGCAGAGCCAGCCGCGCAAACCGTCGCAACTGAAACTGTTCCCCACCTTGCTGACGCTGCACACGAGACGCCTGCGAACAAAGAAGCAGCATCTAACTCTGCTGAGCTAGCAACGGACACATCAAGCGATGTATATCAGGCGCCAACCACAGAACCTGTCGTCGACCAAGGCGTTCACATCGAAAAAACGCTGCACTTAGCTGGCCTCGTCGAACCCCAACGCCGCCGCAACAGCCCGTGGGCCAAGCTAGACCTTGCTGCGTTGCAAGCCGCCGCACAAGTACCGCACGTGATGATCGTCATCACTCGTGGTGAAGCCGGTGGCGCACAGTCGCATGTGCGTGACTTGTGCCAAGCTTTGCAAGCGCGCGTGCAATTCACCGTCGTCATTGGCGGGCCGGTGGAAGAGTCTGTGTTGGGCCGCGAGCTCACCGCACTCGGCATCACCGTGTGCCCTATGCCCGACATGCTGGAGTCGCTCAACCCGCTCAAGCTTTGGCCTGCGGTGCAACAGCTGACCGAACTCATCCACACACACAAGCCCGACCTCGTGCATGGCCACAGCGCCATTGGCGGTTTGGTTGCTCGCGTGGCTGCGCATCGCGCGAACATCCCTGCGGTTTACACCGTGCATGGCTTTGGCTTCAAGCCCGAAGTGCCGCTGGTGCGCCGCACCGCTGCCGCATTGGCCGAACGCATGATGGCGCGTTGGACTACGCACATGATTTGCGTGTCCAAATACGAGCGTGATTTAGCTTACGACCTCGCCATTGAGCACGAACGCGTGCACGTCATCCCCAACGGCATTGCAAGCTTGCCCAAACTCGAAGTGGCAGGCACGGACGGCTCAACCGAATCAAGCGACGAAACCAAACAGCCAGCACAACAAGCCGCCAGCACGCCACGTCTCATCATGGTGGCGCGCATGAAAAGCCCGAAGCGCCACGATTTGCTGCTGCAAGCATTGGCCAAAGTGCGCAACACCTTGGGCTTTGAGCTGCCCGTCACCTTGGCGGGCGATGGCCCACTCAGCGCTGAACTGCGTGCTGAGGCCAAAACGCTCAACCTCAAAAACATCACTTGGGCGGGCGACGTGAGCCACGTGAGCGAACTGCTGGCACAGCACGAGGTGTTTGTGCTGCTGTCTGACCACGAAGGCATGCCGATCACTGTGCTCGAAGCCATGCGTGCGGGCCTGTGTGTGCTGGCCAGCAGCTTGCCTGGTATTCGCGAGCAAATCATCCCCTACCAAGACGGCGTACTCACCGCCAACACGCCTGATGCTGTGGCCGAAAAACTGTTGCAACTGGTACGCGACCCGCACTTGCGCAAACGCTTGGGCCGCGCAGCACAGCAAACCTTCGAGAGCGCTTTTGCCGCAGAGCCCATGGCTGAGCGCGTGCTGCAGGTGTACCGCCAATGCACGCAAGAAGCGACAGAAACAAAAACACTTGCCCAAGATGACGCCAACACCAGCACGCATAACAGTGCAGGCCTCGTGTCCGCCTCGGTGCGCCGCCGTGATGCCCTGCAACGCTGGGCCTTGTGGGGCGTTTGGATGTTGCTGCCTAGCCTGATGGCTGCGCAGTTGTTGGAAGACGCAGGCGTTATGACCTACCAGTTTGGCGAAACACTCTGGTGGTGCGTGCTGCCTTATGCCATCGCCACGCATTTGCTGATGCGCGCTTCCAACTTGCCCGTGGCCGAGCGCAGCGGTGTGTTGTGGGTATCGACCACCGCGCCGTTTTTGTTCACGCCTTTGGGCTTTGCACTGTTGCAGCAGCCGTACTCACGCGCTGCCGTGGCGTGGGCCTATGCCGCCACCACGCTGTGGCTGTGGTGGGGCTACCGCCGCCATGTCAAACACCGTGCCTTGCGTTTGGTGCATCTCGACGCCAATGTGCCCGCCCAACTGGCCGCGTGCCTGAGCCCCAACACACTCGACCCACAAGCCGTGCAACTCATCGCTTGGAACCCCAACAGCGACACACCCCTGCCCGCCTGCGACGGCGTGGTGCTGGACCGACATGTGCGCAGCACCGACGAACGCACGCGTTTGTTGGGCGAGCTCAAGATGCAACACCTGCGCCTGTACAGCGTCGAAGCCGTGGCCGAGCTCACCAGCGGCCGCAAGATGCTGCCCACTGCTGCGGATTCGCTTTGGGAAATCGACAACGACCCGAGCTACGACCGCGCCAAACGTTTGTTGGATGTGATCACCGTCATTGCATTCGCGCCCTTGTGGCTACCACTCGCAGTGTGCGTTGCGCTGGCTGTGCGTTTGGACTCCAAAGGCCCCGCACTTTATTCGCAACCCCGCGTGGGCCGTGATGGTCAAGTGTTCACGCTGTGGAAATTCCGCAGCATGGTGCACGGCTTGCAAGCACCAGGCGTGCACTTTGCGCAAGCCGAAGACCCGCGCATCACCCGCGTGGGCCGCCTGTTGCGCCGCAGCCGTTTAGACGAACTGCCACAACTCTTCAACGTGCTCATGGGCCACATGAGTCTGATTGGCCCACGCCCTGAGCAAACCGCGTTTGTGCGCGACTTTGCAGCCACCATCCCCAGCTACCCCTACCGCCATCTCGTGCGCCCTGGCCTCACAGGCTGGGCCCAAGTGCAGCAAGGCTATGCCGACAGCGCAGACACCACGCGCATCAAACTCAGCTACGACTTGTATTACGTGGCGCACTACTCGCTCGCGCTGGACTTGTTGATTGCCGCCAAAACCGTGAAGACTGTGTGCACAGGTTTTGGCGCACGCTGA
- the galE gene encoding UDP-glucose 4-epimerase GalE, translating to MTQPILITGGTGFIGSHTVVTLAEAGQPVVILDNLCNSSPKVLDRLAKLGASPIEFVQADIRDAAALDALFARYDFAGVIHFAGLKAVGESVAQPLRYLENNVSGTINLLQAMDRANVRRIVFSSSATVYGDPVSVPIPETAALTATNPYGRTKLMCEDALRELHAADPRWSIAILRYFNPVGAHESGLLGEAPNGIPNNLMPYITQVALGQREHLQIFGNDYDTPDGTGVRDYLHVSDLAAGHLAALRALNEPKLLTVNLGTGRGVSVQDMVDTFARVNGVPIPHKVVPRRPGDVAQCLADPRQAKALLNWETQFDLDRMCADAWRWQSMNPQGFDTPL from the coding sequence ATGACTCAACCCATTTTGATCACAGGCGGCACGGGCTTTATTGGCTCGCACACCGTCGTCACCCTCGCTGAGGCGGGTCAACCCGTGGTCATTTTGGACAATTTGTGCAATTCCAGCCCCAAAGTGCTGGACCGTTTGGCCAAGCTGGGCGCCAGCCCAATTGAGTTTGTGCAAGCCGACATCCGTGATGCTGCCGCCTTAGATGCCCTATTTGCCCGCTACGACTTTGCAGGCGTCATCCACTTTGCTGGCCTCAAGGCTGTGGGTGAGTCGGTGGCTCAGCCCTTGCGCTACCTGGAAAACAACGTCAGCGGCACCATCAACCTGCTGCAAGCCATGGACCGCGCCAATGTGCGTCGCATTGTGTTTAGCTCGTCAGCCACCGTGTATGGCGACCCCGTGAGCGTGCCCATCCCCGAAACCGCAGCCCTCACCGCCACCAACCCCTATGGCCGCACCAAGCTCATGTGCGAAGACGCGCTGCGCGAGCTGCACGCGGCTGACCCACGTTGGAGCATTGCCATCCTGCGCTACTTCAACCCCGTGGGCGCGCACGAAAGCGGCTTGCTGGGCGAAGCGCCTAACGGCATCCCCAACAACCTCATGCCCTACATCACGCAAGTGGCCTTGGGCCAGCGTGAGCACTTGCAAATTTTTGGCAACGACTACGACACCCCCGACGGCACAGGCGTGCGCGACTACCTGCACGTGAGCGACTTAGCGGCTGGCCACTTGGCAGCGCTGCGCGCCTTGAACGAACCTAAGTTGCTGACCGTCAACCTCGGCACAGGCCGTGGCGTGAGCGTGCAAGACATGGTCGACACCTTTGCACGCGTCAACGGCGTGCCCATCCCCCACAAAGTCGTACCGCGCCGCCCAGGCGATGTGGCCCAGTGCTTGGCCGACCCGCGACAGGCCAAAGCCTTGTTGAATTGGGAGACCCAATTCGATCTAGATCGCATGTGCGCCGATGCATGGCGCTGGCAATCCATGAACCCACAAGGTTTTGACACCCCCCTATGA
- the argB gene encoding acetylglutamate kinase — MTELHTMSDFSPADILAQALPYIRKFHGKTLVIKYGGNAMTDPALQKAFAEDVVLLKLVGMNPVVVHGGGPQIEGLLQRLGKKGEFIEGMRVTDAETMEVVEWVLGGEVQQDIVGLINQAGGKAVGLTGRDGAMIRAKKLTVHDSKDPSKTYDVGQVGDIVSIDPSVVKALQADAFIPVVSPIGFGESNESYNINADVVAAKLATVLSAEKLLMLTNIRGVLDKQGELMTELTPRRIDELIADGTISGGMIPKIAGALDAANSGVKAVHIIDGRVPHAMLLEVLTEQAFGTMIRSH; from the coding sequence ATCACGGAGTTACACACCATGAGCGATTTTTCTCCCGCCGACATCTTGGCCCAGGCGCTGCCCTACATCCGCAAGTTCCACGGCAAAACCTTGGTCATCAAATACGGCGGCAACGCCATGACCGACCCCGCGTTGCAAAAAGCATTTGCCGAAGACGTGGTGTTGCTCAAGCTCGTGGGCATGAACCCCGTGGTGGTCCACGGCGGCGGCCCGCAAATTGAAGGCTTGCTGCAACGCTTGGGAAAAAAGGGCGAGTTCATCGAAGGCATGCGCGTGACCGACGCCGAAACCATGGAAGTGGTGGAGTGGGTGCTGGGCGGCGAAGTGCAGCAAGACATCGTGGGATTGATCAACCAAGCTGGTGGCAAAGCCGTGGGCTTGACGGGCCGCGATGGCGCGATGATTCGCGCCAAGAAGCTCACCGTGCACGACAGCAAAGACCCCAGCAAAACCTACGACGTGGGCCAAGTGGGCGACATCGTCAGCATCGACCCCAGCGTGGTGAAAGCCTTGCAAGCCGATGCCTTCATCCCCGTGGTGAGCCCGATTGGTTTTGGCGAGAGCAACGAGAGCTACAACATCAACGCCGACGTGGTGGCCGCCAAACTGGCCACCGTGCTGAGCGCTGAAAAGCTGTTGATGCTTACCAACATCCGTGGCGTGCTGGACAAACAAGGCGAGTTGATGACCGAACTCACCCCGCGTCGCATTGACGAGCTGATTGCCGACGGTACGATCAGCGGCGGCATGATTCCTAAGATTGCTGGCGCGTTAGATGCGGCCAACAGCGGTGTGAAAGCGGTGCACATCATCGATGGCCGCGTGCCACACGCCATGCTGCTAGAGGTGTTGACCGAACAAGCCTTTGGCACCATGATTCGCTCGCACTAA
- the slmA gene encoding nucleoid occlusion factor SlmA, with the protein MSEHAPATPDDHAAAEGGQPKVRQRMKPGQRREQILQTLAGMLEQPGTERITTALLASKLDVSEAALYRHFASKAQMFEGLIDFIEHSLFSLINQIAEREGDGAQKAARMVTVLLQFGEKNPGMARVMVGDALVFEDERLHQRMNQLFERIESALRQVLRVAAEANKSATPTADAQVRAAALAAFALGQLQRFARSGFKRSPLDHLEASLALMR; encoded by the coding sequence ATGTCTGAACACGCGCCCGCTACGCCTGATGATCATGCTGCTGCCGAGGGGGGGCAACCCAAGGTTCGTCAACGCATGAAGCCGGGTCAACGGCGTGAGCAAATTTTGCAAACGCTGGCGGGCATGCTGGAGCAGCCAGGCACCGAGCGCATCACCACCGCGCTCTTGGCATCTAAGTTGGATGTGAGCGAGGCGGCGCTGTACCGCCACTTCGCCAGCAAGGCTCAGATGTTTGAAGGCTTGATTGATTTCATCGAGCACAGCCTGTTCAGCTTGATCAACCAAATTGCCGAGCGCGAAGGCGACGGCGCACAAAAGGCCGCACGTATGGTGACGGTGCTATTGCAGTTTGGTGAGAAAAATCCAGGCATGGCCCGCGTGATGGTGGGCGATGCCTTGGTGTTTGAAGACGAACGCCTGCACCAGCGCATGAATCAGTTGTTTGAACGCATCGAATCGGCCTTGCGCCAAGTACTGCGTGTAGCGGCTGAGGCCAACAAGTCGGCCACGCCAACCGCTGATGCACAAGTGCGTGCTGCGGCGCTGGCGGCGTTTGCCTTGGGGCAGTTGCAGCGTTTTGCGCGTTCGGGCTTTAAGCGCTCGCCGCTGGACCACTTGGAAGCGTCGCTTGCACTGATGCGTTGA
- a CDS encoding PbsX family transcriptional regulator, with translation MKGMIAAEQTVQEWGNGLGVRITAPIAKAAHVARGTPIKVEVVEGGFFVRVSGKPKLSLAQKLKQFDPQVHGGEVMSSGLVGKEVF, from the coding sequence ATGAAAGGCATGATCGCAGCAGAACAAACCGTGCAAGAGTGGGGCAATGGCCTTGGGGTGCGCATCACTGCGCCCATTGCCAAGGCCGCGCATGTGGCACGCGGTACGCCGATTAAGGTGGAAGTGGTTGAGGGCGGTTTTTTTGTGCGCGTCTCGGGTAAGCCCAAGTTGTCTTTGGCACAAAAGCTCAAGCAGTTTGATCCTCAGGTGCACGGTGGCGAGGTCATGTCCAGTGGTCTTGTCGGCAAAGAAGTTTTTTGA
- a CDS encoding type II toxin-antitoxin system PemK/MazF family toxin yields the protein MIWIDFNPQVGAEMKNEHPMLVLSGKAFNERTGIVIGLPMTHAAYNETNPFAIKYMGPKAEVGYVLTHQPKSFDWRVRGARPHHWKQLSLSVFEEACEGLNSIISI from the coding sequence ATGATTTGGATTGATTTCAATCCGCAAGTCGGTGCCGAGATGAAAAACGAACACCCGATGCTTGTGTTGTCAGGTAAGGCGTTTAACGAGCGCACGGGCATTGTCATTGGCCTGCCGATGACGCATGCGGCATATAACGAAACCAATCCATTTGCTATCAAATACATGGGGCCGAAAGCTGAGGTTGGTTATGTGCTGACGCATCAACCCAAATCGTTTGATTGGCGCGTGCGTGGTGCGCGGCCTCATCACTGGAAACAGTTGTCTCTTTCTGTGTTTGAAGAAGCCTGCGAAGGCTTGAATTCAATCATTTCAATTTAA
- a CDS encoding fumarylacetoacetate hydrolase family protein: MKLVRYGNPGKEKPGLIDAAGKLRDLSKVIADVTPDQLSDKALAKLAKLNTDKLPLVKGKPRMGCPVANVGKFLAIGLNYADHAAEAGMPIPKEPIVFTKAISCIQGPNDDVMLPKGSVKSDWEVELGIVIGTEARHVSQKAAFDYVAGYCLINDVSEREYQLERGGTWDKGKGCDTFGPIGPWLVTRDEVANPQKLNMWLDLNGVRMQNGSTKTMIFGVAKIVSYLSQFMTLKPGDVICTGTPPGVGMGVKKNGKPAPVYLKRGDVMTLGIEGLGEQHQKVVAFKL, translated from the coding sequence ATGAAACTCGTGCGTTACGGCAACCCCGGCAAAGAAAAACCAGGCCTCATTGATGCCGCAGGCAAGCTGCGTGACTTGAGTAAAGTCATCGCCGATGTGACCCCCGACCAGTTGAGTGACAAAGCCTTGGCTAAGTTGGCTAAGCTCAACACAGACAAACTACCCTTGGTCAAAGGCAAGCCCCGCATGGGTTGCCCCGTGGCGAACGTGGGTAAGTTTTTGGCGATTGGCTTGAACTACGCCGACCACGCTGCTGAAGCTGGCATGCCCATTCCCAAAGAACCCATCGTGTTCACCAAAGCCATCAGCTGTATCCAAGGCCCGAACGACGACGTGATGTTGCCCAAAGGTTCTGTGAAGTCTGACTGGGAAGTTGAGTTGGGCATCGTCATTGGCACCGAAGCGCGTCATGTGTCGCAAAAAGCGGCGTTTGATTACGTGGCCGGCTATTGCCTGATTAACGATGTGAGCGAACGCGAATATCAATTAGAACGCGGCGGCACATGGGACAAGGGCAAGGGTTGCGACACCTTCGGCCCCATCGGACCTTGGCTGGTCACGCGTGATGAAGTGGCCAACCCACAAAAACTCAATATGTGGCTCGACCTCAACGGCGTGCGCATGCAAAACGGCAGTACCAAAACCATGATTTTTGGCGTGGCCAAAATTGTGAGCTACCTCAGCCAGTTCATGACGCTCAAGCCCGGTGACGTGATCTGTACCGGTACGCCTCCAGGTGTGGGCATGGGTGTGAAGAAAAATGGAAAGCCAGCGCCTGTGTATTTGAAGCGTGGTGATGTGATGACTTTGGGCATCGAAGGCTTGGGTGAGCAGCATCAGAAGGTTGTGGCTTTTAAGCTCTGA
- the ttcA gene encoding tRNA 2-thiocytidine(32) synthetase TtcA: MTTTAEKDPKQIKIEHENHKLEKRLCRQVGQAIVDYNMIEEGDKIMVCMSGGKDSYAMLDILLMMQQRAPISFELIAVNLDQKQPGFPADVLPKYLAQVGVKFRIETQDTYSIVKDKIAEGKTMCSLCSRLRRGILYRVAGELGCNKIALGHHRDDILQTFFLNMFFGGKLKAMPPKLVSDGGDHMVIRPLAYVAEKDLERWAKVRQFPIIPCTLCGSQDGLQRQVVGEMLREWEKKHPGRIENMFAAMQNVVPSHLMDHTKFDFKNLVTTGVASEDGDKAFDHEEFPMATLPGMQVVSL; the protein is encoded by the coding sequence ATGACGACAACAGCAGAAAAAGACCCCAAGCAAATCAAGATCGAGCACGAGAACCACAAGCTCGAAAAACGCCTGTGCCGCCAAGTGGGCCAAGCCATCGTCGACTACAACATGATCGAAGAAGGCGACAAGATCATGGTGTGTATGTCGGGTGGCAAAGACAGCTACGCCATGCTCGACATCTTGCTGATGATGCAGCAGCGCGCGCCCATCAGCTTTGAGCTGATTGCGGTCAACCTCGACCAAAAACAACCGGGCTTCCCTGCCGATGTGCTGCCCAAGTATTTGGCGCAAGTGGGCGTGAAGTTCCGCATCGAAACGCAAGACACGTATTCCATCGTCAAAGACAAAATTGCCGAAGGCAAAACCATGTGCAGCTTGTGCTCGCGCTTGCGCCGCGGCATTTTGTACCGCGTGGCGGGTGAGTTAGGCTGCAACAAAATCGCGTTGGGCCACCACCGCGATGACATCTTGCAAACCTTCTTCTTGAACATGTTCTTCGGCGGCAAACTCAAAGCCATGCCCCCCAAACTGGTGAGCGACGGCGGCGACCACATGGTCATTCGCCCCCTCGCCTACGTGGCTGAGAAAGACTTAGAGCGTTGGGCCAAAGTGCGCCAATTCCCAATCATCCCTTGCACACTGTGTGGCAGCCAAGACGGCCTACAACGCCAAGTGGTCGGAGAGATGCTGCGCGAGTGGGAGAAGAAGCACCCTGGCCGCATTGAGAACATGTTTGCTGCCATGCAAAACGTCGTGCCTTCGCACTTGATGGACCACACCAAGTTTGATTTCAAAAACTTGGTGACCACGGGCGTGGCATCAGAGGATGGCGACAAAGCGTTTGACCATGAAGAATTCCCGATGGCTACGCTGCCAGGGATGCAAGTGGTGTCGCTATAA
- a CDS encoding dihydroneopterin aldolase, whose amino-acid sequence MASKGTQILNLTGLRFDANLGILEHEKIDPQPIQVDAELNLGTQPLLPHDDDICHVLDYRKVRQIIISECTAEHVNLLETLIGKLAHRLMQLPGVLGVRVKIAKLEIFEDCEVAIRMETGQW is encoded by the coding sequence ATGGCAAGCAAAGGCACACAAATTTTGAACCTCACCGGCCTGCGCTTTGATGCCAACCTCGGCATCTTGGAGCACGAAAAAATTGACCCGCAACCCATTCAAGTGGATGCTGAGTTAAACCTTGGCACGCAACCCCTGCTGCCGCACGATGATGACATTTGCCACGTGCTGGATTACCGCAAGGTGCGCCAAATCATCATCAGCGAATGTACGGCCGAGCATGTGAATCTGCTTGAAACCCTGATTGGAAAACTCGCCCACCGCCTCATGCAACTGCCGGGCGTGTTGGGCGTGCGCGTGAAAATCGCCAAGCTCGAAATTTTTGAAGACTGCGAAGTGGCCATTCGCATGGAAACAGGACAGTGGTAA
- a CDS encoding dihydroneopterin aldolase yields MNDQLLRNCRRLFLRGLTVQAHIGIHDFELHAAQRIVIDVDLYVSFAGTSPKDDRIDEVVDYDFVRAVVHARIAQGHINLQETLCDDILTHLLEHTGVMAARVSTRKPDVYPDCEAVGVEVFRAKPGVL; encoded by the coding sequence ATGAACGACCAACTTTTACGCAACTGCCGTCGCTTGTTTTTGCGCGGCCTCACCGTGCAAGCGCACATCGGCATTCACGACTTTGAGTTGCATGCGGCACAACGCATCGTCATCGATGTGGACTTGTATGTGTCCTTCGCGGGCACCAGCCCCAAAGACGACCGCATCGACGAAGTGGTGGACTACGACTTCGTACGCGCCGTGGTTCACGCACGCATCGCACAAGGCCACATCAACCTGCAAGAAACTTTGTGCGACGACATCCTCACGCATTTGCTGGAGCACACCGGCGTGATGGCCGCGCGCGTGTCCACCCGCAAGCCCGACGTCTACCCCGACTGCGAAGCGGTGGGTGTGGAAGTGTTCCGCGCCAAACCAGGAGTGCTGTGA
- a CDS encoding SDR family oxidoreductase: protein MRSWALITGGSVRLGREIGLAFARAGWNVACHYNHSEAQAQALCAELRVLGVDALAVQGELEDEASCQSIFDTTVATAGTALQCVVNNASLFVPDEGADFDEAQALAQIKVNLMAPMRFGKWMAALHAASAPSGDKASAASSAPALTSVKPSVIHVLDQKVFNLNPDYFSYTLSKLALERAVSLQAQSLAPTLRVNAVAPGLMYLSGPQTQDNFNRAASANLLRQPINPADVASSVVFLAGNASITGTTVRVDNGQHLVPLARDVMFVVEEVFKS, encoded by the coding sequence ATGCGCTCTTGGGCACTTATCACTGGCGGCAGCGTTCGCTTAGGCCGCGAAATCGGCCTCGCCTTCGCGCGCGCGGGTTGGAATGTGGCGTGCCACTACAACCACTCCGAGGCGCAAGCCCAAGCCCTGTGCGCCGAGCTGCGCGTCTTGGGTGTGGACGCCTTGGCCGTACAAGGCGAGCTAGAAGACGAAGCCAGCTGCCAAAGCATTTTTGACACGACTGTGGCCACCGCAGGCACGGCGCTGCAATGCGTGGTGAACAACGCCTCGTTGTTTGTGCCCGATGAAGGCGCAGACTTTGACGAGGCACAGGCGTTGGCGCAAATCAAGGTCAACCTCATGGCGCCTATGCGCTTTGGCAAGTGGATGGCGGCGCTTCACGCGGCATCTGCTCCGAGCGGCGACAAGGCGAGCGCCGCAAGCTCAGCGCCTGCACTGACCTCGGTCAAACCCAGCGTCATCCATGTGCTAGACCAAAAGGTGTTCAACCTCAACCCCGATTATTTTTCGTACACGCTGTCCAAGCTCGCGCTGGAGCGCGCCGTCAGCTTGCAAGCCCAGTCGCTCGCGCCCACCTTGCGCGTCAACGCCGTGGCGCCTGGCCTGATGTACCTGAGCGGGCCACAAACTCAAGACAACTTCAACCGCGCCGCAAGCGCCAATTTGCTGCGCCAGCCCATCAACCCAGCCGACGTGGCCAGCAGCGTGGTGTTTTTGGCGGGCAACGCCAGCATCACGGGCACCACGGTACGCGTGGACAACGGCCAACATTTGGTACCACTCGCACGTGATGTGATGTTTGTGGTCGAGGAAGTTTTCAAATCATGA